In a single window of the Veillonella sp. genome:
- a CDS encoding D-alanyl-D-alanine carboxypeptidase family protein, with protein MISLTTNVNMILKRLILMIAFIGAVILGASISHAAYIAPPSTVGEAVVLIDADTKEILFAKNPDKWMHPASTTKMVTLLTALELKGTQLDELATISSYATSMEESNLGVRVGDQITLEGVLEGMMVASGNDAAVVVAENVSGSVENFAKDMNRVAAKAGAKNSVFLNPHGLTQMGHHSTARDLAMIAAYGMKYQMFRDKVANDYYKVPYQNRTPETIRTTNHFIRNKYPGANGLKTGFTNAAGECLIASATRNGHTMIVVMLNDDNRWDEAVQFLDYGFKLRGVI; from the coding sequence ATGATATCTTTAACAACTAATGTAAATATGATTTTGAAACGACTTATTTTGATGATAGCCTTTATAGGCGCTGTTATTCTCGGTGCCAGTATTTCTCATGCCGCGTATATTGCACCGCCATCTACAGTTGGTGAGGCCGTAGTCCTCATTGATGCGGATACAAAGGAAATTTTATTTGCAAAAAATCCAGATAAATGGATGCATCCTGCGAGTACAACGAAAATGGTTACCTTGTTAACAGCTCTAGAACTCAAAGGCACACAACTTGATGAACTAGCAACTATCAGCAGCTATGCAACAAGTATGGAGGAGTCCAATCTTGGTGTACGCGTTGGTGATCAAATCACTTTGGAAGGTGTTCTTGAAGGTATGATGGTTGCCAGTGGTAATGATGCGGCTGTTGTAGTAGCGGAAAATGTAAGTGGTTCTGTAGAAAACTTTGCGAAGGATATGAATCGCGTTGCTGCCAAAGCGGGAGCCAAGAATAGTGTATTCTTAAATCCTCATGGTTTGACGCAAATGGGGCATCACTCCACGGCTCGTGACTTGGCGATGATTGCAGCATACGGTATGAAATACCAAATGTTCCGTGATAAGGTCGCTAATGATTATTATAAAGTGCCTTACCAAAACCGTACGCCAGAAACAATCCGTACTACAAATCATTTCATTCGCAATAAATATCCTGGTGCAAATGGTTTGAAAACAGGCTTTACGAATGCGGCAGGGGAATGCTTGATTGCATCGGCTACACGTAATGGTCATACTATGATTGTAGTTATGCTTAACGATGATAACCGTTGGGATGAAGCAGTACAGTTCCTTGATTATGGATTTAAACTTCGCGGTGTAATTTAG
- a CDS encoding mechanosensitive ion channel family protein → MGNILSTISELLFKDANVLVQLRDWFFAQAGNILLALIIFWVGRYAIKWVKAFAVRIMTKASYDTAAMSFITQIINYALLVGLILICLNQVGVPTTSFVAAFGAFGLGIGLALQNNLSNLASGLLILIFKPFRAGHVIQVGDVVGSVKSIQFMYTVITTKDQKNVYMPNSLLTSQAVTNIAYTTERVIPFMFDIGYNNDHHEAIKILKKIFANDKRVLNPKDMEIGIAEFGDNSVRIAAYARVKSKDFLDVQYGIMSDVKDAFDKYGIDIPYPQRVVYLQNVDNSTGEIKGTKKKANATNVAIDDSPEN, encoded by the coding sequence ATGGGAAATATTTTAAGTACAATATCTGAGCTGCTCTTTAAAGATGCTAATGTTCTTGTTCAGCTGAGAGATTGGTTTTTTGCACAAGCGGGCAATATATTATTGGCCCTTATTATATTTTGGGTAGGTCGTTATGCCATTAAATGGGTGAAAGCTTTTGCGGTTCGCATTATGACCAAGGCTTCTTATGATACTGCGGCTATGAGCTTTATTACGCAGATCATCAATTATGCATTGCTAGTAGGTTTAATTTTGATTTGTTTAAATCAAGTTGGTGTTCCTACAACATCCTTTGTAGCTGCTTTTGGTGCCTTTGGTTTAGGTATTGGCTTAGCCTTACAAAATAACCTTTCCAACTTGGCATCTGGCTTACTAATTCTTATATTTAAGCCTTTTAGAGCTGGCCATGTTATTCAAGTTGGAGATGTAGTAGGTAGTGTTAAGTCCATTCAATTTATGTATACTGTTATCACTACAAAAGACCAAAAAAATGTGTACATGCCAAATTCCCTTCTTACATCTCAAGCGGTAACTAATATTGCATATACAACTGAGCGTGTGATTCCATTTATGTTTGATATTGGGTATAACAATGATCATCACGAAGCAATCAAAATCTTGAAAAAGATTTTTGCTAATGATAAGAGGGTTCTCAATCCTAAAGATATGGAAATTGGTATTGCTGAATTTGGTGATAACTCTGTGCGCATTGCTGCCTATGCTCGTGTTAAGTCAAAGGATTTCTTAGATGTGCAATATGGTATTATGTCTGATGTGAAAGATGCATTCGATAAATATGGTATCGACATTCCATATCCTCAACGTGTTGTATATCTTCAAAATGTAGATAATTCTACTGGTGAAATTAAAGGGACTAAGAAAAAGGCAAACGCAACGAATGTTGCAATTGATGATAGCCCTGAAAATTAA
- a CDS encoding adenosylcobinamide amidohydrolase yields MFNNPYEAPQELATGGHVTKELNSVTVHFDDIHYSLSSGQLNGGYHHTLAVRNQQLTYQIETEKDLPGGSVANYLAQEFEHIDTPVHFSTALLTSATMNLHAYAKVEEHDTIVETIVTAGYEKTAHRAGTGYCYEERDGSFIVPGTINILVFTNKALTDSAMVKAIMTITEAKTAALQDWDVESIRLYPFINEDIPDAITKERKTSATGTSTDGVILTIDTNGDVLTDAGSFSLFGDTLAKSVYIGIQRALENAIGAD; encoded by the coding sequence ATGTTTAATAATCCATATGAAGCGCCGCAAGAGCTTGCTACCGGAGGCCATGTAACGAAAGAGTTAAATTCCGTTACAGTACACTTTGATGACATCCATTATTCCTTATCTAGTGGTCAACTCAATGGCGGGTATCACCATACCTTGGCCGTACGAAACCAACAATTAACCTATCAAATCGAAACAGAAAAAGATTTACCTGGCGGCTCTGTAGCTAATTACTTAGCACAAGAGTTTGAGCATATCGATACGCCCGTTCATTTTAGTACAGCACTACTCACATCTGCCACAATGAATCTTCACGCATACGCTAAGGTCGAAGAACATGATACGATTGTAGAGACTATCGTTACTGCTGGCTATGAAAAAACAGCCCATCGTGCAGGCACAGGCTATTGCTACGAAGAACGAGATGGCAGTTTCATAGTACCTGGTACCATCAACATTCTTGTCTTTACAAACAAGGCCTTAACAGATAGTGCTATGGTGAAAGCCATCATGACAATTACGGAGGCTAAAACAGCAGCCCTTCAAGATTGGGATGTTGAAAGTATACGACTCTATCCATTTATCAACGAAGATATCCCTGATGCAATAACAAAAGAACGCAAGACTTCTGCAACAGGTACATCTACAGATGGTGTGATTCTCACCATCGATACAAATGGTGATGTGCTAACAGATGCAGGCTCCTTCTCCCTATTTGGGGATACATTAGCTAAATCTGTTTATATAGGTATACAACGGGCCTTAGAAAATGCTATTGGCGCCGATTAA
- a CDS encoding asparaginase, protein METKIALIGTGGTIAGQGASDTDLTGYTAGVLGLNEILDSVPGTEPYGPYTYTQFSNIESSDITVQHWLDLSKLVQDLVDQEDIGGVVITHGTDSMEETAYFLNLTVHTDKPIVITGSMRPAGAISADGPINLLQAIQVARTPESVGKGVLVVLNGYIDGARDVSKRNTTNVATFDSPLVGHLGIVQDGVAHYYKASTRRHTKESVFDVHDVKELPRVVILTCYGGMDDMVPMSVVATNPDGLILTGLGHGTIPQNVRQITQNTVFPTVRASRTGSGMVSAVPQDALAGYLVSDTLSPQKARILLMLGLTKTKNLKKLQQFFYEY, encoded by the coding sequence ATGGAGACAAAAATAGCTTTGATTGGTACGGGTGGTACGATTGCTGGACAAGGCGCATCCGATACAGATTTGACTGGCTATACTGCAGGTGTGCTAGGTCTTAATGAAATTCTAGACTCTGTACCTGGCACAGAACCATATGGTCCATATACATATACTCAGTTTAGTAATATTGAAAGTTCCGATATTACTGTACAGCATTGGTTGGATTTGTCTAAGTTAGTGCAAGACTTAGTTGATCAAGAGGATATAGGCGGTGTTGTTATCACTCATGGTACAGATAGCATGGAGGAGACAGCTTATTTCCTTAATCTTACAGTTCATACAGATAAGCCTATCGTTATTACTGGATCTATGCGACCTGCAGGGGCGATCAGTGCAGATGGTCCGATTAATCTATTACAAGCCATTCAAGTGGCGAGAACTCCAGAATCTGTAGGTAAAGGTGTACTTGTTGTACTAAATGGCTATATTGATGGAGCACGGGATGTTTCTAAACGGAATACAACGAATGTAGCGACCTTTGATAGTCCATTAGTAGGTCATCTAGGTATTGTACAAGATGGTGTGGCTCATTACTATAAAGCTTCTACTCGTCGTCATACGAAAGAATCTGTCTTTGATGTACATGATGTAAAAGAATTGCCGCGTGTAGTCATTTTGACTTGCTATGGCGGTATGGATGACATGGTACCAATGAGTGTTGTGGCGACTAATCCTGATGGACTCATCTTGACTGGTTTAGGGCATGGTACAATTCCTCAAAATGTACGTCAAATAACACAAAATACAGTATTCCCAACTGTACGGGCCTCTCGTACAGGGAGTGGCATGGTATCTGCTGTACCACAAGATGCACTAGCAGGCTATCTTGTAAGTGATACATTGAGTCCACAAAAAGCTCGCATTTTATTGATGCTTGGTCTTACAAAAACTAAAAATCTTAAAAAGTTACAACAGTTCTTCTATGAATATTAA
- the nadE gene encoding NAD(+) synthase: MLDNPQATKEALIQWIRDYFNQNGPSCSAVVGISGGKDSTIVAALCKEALGTERVVGVLMPNGIQSDIDDAKAVVAHLGIPHIIVNIGAAYEALTNAIIQGEGYKAVTGRADISKDAAINTPPRLRMATLYAVGQNLPNGARVANTCNGSEDYVGYSTKYGDSAGDFSPLANLVVEEVRQIGRLLDIPKYLVDKTPSDGLSGQSDEDKLGFTYAVLDRYIRTGEIDDLETKERIDHLNRINKHKLELMPSFQPQR, from the coding sequence ATGTTAGACAATCCACAAGCAACAAAAGAGGCTCTCATTCAATGGATTCGAGATTATTTTAATCAAAATGGACCTAGTTGCAGCGCTGTAGTAGGCATTTCAGGTGGCAAGGACTCCACAATCGTGGCTGCCCTTTGTAAAGAAGCCCTTGGAACAGAACGCGTAGTTGGTGTGCTCATGCCTAATGGTATTCAGTCTGATATCGATGATGCCAAGGCTGTAGTGGCACATTTGGGGATTCCACATATCATAGTGAATATTGGAGCTGCCTATGAAGCTTTGACAAACGCTATCATTCAAGGTGAAGGTTATAAAGCAGTTACTGGTAGAGCTGATATATCTAAGGATGCGGCTATCAATACACCGCCACGACTTCGCATGGCAACCTTATATGCTGTTGGTCAAAACTTGCCAAATGGGGCGCGTGTGGCCAATACATGTAACGGCTCTGAAGATTATGTAGGGTACTCTACAAAATATGGCGATAGTGCAGGGGATTTTAGTCCACTTGCCAATCTTGTTGTAGAAGAGGTACGTCAAATTGGTCGACTCCTAGATATCCCTAAATATCTTGTAGATAAAACGCCTAGTGATGGCCTTAGTGGTCAATCTGATGAAGATAAATTAGGTTTTACCTATGCAGTTCTAGATCGCTATATTCGAACTGGTGAAATTGATGATTTAGAAACAAAAGAACGGATTGATCATTTGAATCGTATTAATAAGCATAAACTAGAGTTGATGCCTTCTTTTCAGCCCCAACGTTGA
- a CDS encoding nicotinate phosphoribosyltransferase, protein MQHDSRNISMLMDFYEMTMAHGYFTQHENTDRVAFDVFFRRNPDKGGFAIFGGLEQIVEYILNLHFDERDIDFLRAQGIFSEEFLAYLKDFSFTGDVYAFPEGSIIYPNEPVITIVAPLIDAQIVETAVLTMMNHQSLIATKANRIVRAADGRVVADFGARRAHNVDAAVYGARAAYIGGVQSTATVLAGQQFGIPVSGTMAHSWVMYHDSEYEAFKAYAEVYPDGAVFLVDTYDVLNSGVPNAIKVAKDVLEPMGKRLKGIRLDSGDLAYLAKKARRMLDKAGLEDCKIMASNSLDEYTITSLLIQGGPIDIFGVGERLITSKSDPVFGAVYKIAGVEKNGVWEPRIKISESVEKITNPGFKKVYRVYNEKGRAIADLLTLLEEVPDTTEPYRYIDPEQPWRELYFENCTFKEMKQLIIKDGKLLVELPTLDELRQYVKDQLETEIWPEEQRFENPHRHYLDMSPGYYQMKMDLLNRIFRKK, encoded by the coding sequence ATGCAACACGACAGTCGCAATATTAGTATGCTTATGGATTTTTATGAGATGACCATGGCACACGGCTATTTTACGCAACATGAAAACACGGATCGCGTCGCGTTTGATGTATTCTTCAGACGCAATCCAGACAAGGGTGGCTTTGCCATTTTTGGTGGTCTTGAACAAATCGTTGAGTACATTTTGAACTTACACTTTGATGAACGTGATATTGATTTTTTACGGGCTCAAGGTATCTTTAGTGAGGAGTTTTTAGCTTATCTAAAAGATTTCTCCTTTACTGGTGATGTATATGCATTCCCAGAGGGTTCTATTATTTATCCCAATGAACCGGTTATTACTATCGTAGCGCCTCTCATAGATGCACAAATCGTAGAAACTGCAGTGCTAACTATGATGAATCATCAGTCCCTTATCGCTACTAAGGCCAATCGTATCGTTCGCGCTGCGGATGGTCGCGTTGTAGCCGATTTTGGTGCCCGTCGAGCTCATAATGTGGATGCCGCTGTATACGGTGCAAGAGCAGCCTACATCGGTGGGGTGCAGTCTACAGCAACCGTTTTAGCGGGCCAACAATTTGGCATCCCTGTGAGTGGTACGATGGCTCATAGTTGGGTTATGTATCATGATTCTGAATATGAAGCTTTTAAAGCTTATGCTGAAGTCTATCCAGATGGTGCTGTATTCCTCGTTGATACCTACGATGTGTTAAACTCTGGCGTACCTAATGCAATCAAGGTTGCTAAAGATGTATTAGAACCTATGGGGAAACGTTTGAAAGGGATTCGTCTTGATTCTGGCGACCTTGCGTACTTAGCTAAAAAAGCACGTCGCATGCTCGATAAAGCGGGTTTAGAAGATTGTAAAATTATGGCTTCCAACAGTCTCGATGAATATACGATTACATCTTTGTTAATCCAAGGTGGTCCTATCGATATCTTTGGGGTAGGTGAAAGACTGATTACCTCTAAGAGCGACCCTGTATTTGGTGCGGTTTACAAGATTGCTGGGGTTGAAAAAAATGGAGTGTGGGAGCCTCGTATCAAGATTTCCGAATCTGTTGAAAAAATTACGAACCCAGGCTTTAAAAAGGTGTACCGCGTGTACAATGAGAAAGGTCGTGCCATTGCAGATTTATTAACATTGTTAGAAGAGGTACCAGATACAACCGAACCATATCGTTATATTGATCCAGAGCAACCTTGGCGTGAATTGTACTTTGAAAACTGTACCTTTAAAGAGATGAAACAACTCATTATTAAGGATGGAAAATTACTAGTAGAATTACCAACCTTAGATGAGCTTCGTCAATATGTTAAAGATCAATTAGAAACTGAAATTTGGCCTGAAGAGCAACGTTTTGAAAATCCACATCGTCATTACCTTGATATGAGTCCAGGATACTATCAAATGAAAATGGATTTACTAAATCGTATTTTCCGAAAAAAATAG
- a CDS encoding aminoacyl-histidine dipeptidase, which produces MESIVQAKRVLEIFKEMSQIPRESGNEKGISDYIVNFAKNLGLEVHKDDQYNVVIKKPASPGYENRPSIILQGHIDMVCVRDHDSNHDFTKDPIANIIEGEWMHADHTTLGADNGMGGAMMLAILEDDSQQHGPMQLLFTTNEETGMDGAFAIKEGQVSGDYLLNLDTEVEHDFTVSCAGGCHVHVNIPLLRENNQPGYDAGLSLTVTGLKGGHSGIEICEQRANANQVLTRVLYDIQQQYPVCLASFEGGVKHNAIPSKAVAVLSVRAEDVEAIKTLIAYQEKQYLHEYGIQDPGLKFVVEDVATPDVVYADDTTEALITYIYLAQDGVHSVSKSIPNLVETSDNIAIVRENEHTIEILISIRSSNSNSLEFLAKKMLLLAKTLGVSAERTGGYPAWEYDKGSKLEEQAISLHNEMFDTPANVNAIHAGLECGLLKGVLPNTQMISFGPTIVSPHTPMERVHLPSVENVYVYLKALLAKLQ; this is translated from the coding sequence ATGGAATCAATCGTTCAAGCAAAACGCGTATTAGAAATATTTAAAGAAATGAGCCAAATTCCTCGTGAATCTGGCAACGAAAAAGGCATTAGCGATTATATCGTAAACTTTGCCAAAAACTTAGGTTTAGAAGTCCATAAAGACGACCAATATAATGTAGTCATCAAAAAACCTGCATCCCCAGGTTATGAAAATCGACCTTCTATCATCTTACAAGGTCATATCGACATGGTATGTGTTCGTGATCACGACTCTAACCATGACTTCACTAAAGACCCAATTGCCAATATCATCGAAGGCGAATGGATGCATGCAGACCACACTACATTAGGTGCAGATAACGGCATGGGCGGTGCTATGATGCTTGCTATTCTTGAAGATGATAGCCAACAACATGGCCCTATGCAATTATTGTTCACTACGAATGAAGAAACTGGTATGGATGGCGCTTTCGCTATTAAAGAAGGCCAAGTAAGTGGTGATTACTTACTCAACCTCGATACAGAAGTAGAACACGATTTTACTGTTAGCTGTGCTGGCGGTTGCCACGTTCACGTAAATATTCCTTTATTGCGTGAAAACAACCAACCTGGCTATGATGCAGGCTTATCCCTTACCGTAACAGGCCTTAAAGGTGGTCACTCCGGCATTGAAATTTGCGAACAACGCGCAAATGCAAACCAAGTATTAACACGTGTACTCTATGATATTCAACAACAATATCCTGTATGCTTAGCATCCTTTGAAGGTGGTGTAAAACATAATGCCATTCCTTCTAAAGCAGTTGCCGTATTATCCGTACGCGCTGAAGATGTAGAGGCTATTAAAACATTAATTGCATACCAAGAAAAACAATATCTCCATGAATATGGTATCCAAGATCCAGGTCTTAAATTTGTTGTAGAAGATGTCGCAACACCTGATGTAGTCTATGCAGATGATACAACAGAAGCTCTCATTACTTACATCTATCTTGCACAAGATGGTGTTCATTCTGTAAGCAAATCTATCCCAAATCTTGTAGAAACTTCTGACAACATCGCAATCGTACGCGAAAATGAACATACTATTGAAATACTCATCTCTATTCGTAGTTCTAACAGTAACAGCCTTGAATTCTTAGCAAAGAAAATGCTTCTTCTTGCAAAAACACTTGGCGTATCTGCAGAACGCACTGGTGGCTATCCAGCATGGGAATATGACAAAGGCTCCAAACTTGAAGAGCAAGCTATTTCCTTGCATAACGAAATGTTTGATACACCAGCTAATGTCAACGCAATCCATGCCGGTCTCGAATGTGGCTTGTTAAAAGGTGTACTACCAAATACACAAATGATCAGCTTTGGTCCTACTATCGTAAGTCCACATACACCAATGGAACGCGTTCATTTACCATCTGTTGAAAATGTATATGTATATCTAAAAGCTTTATTAGCTAAGTTACAATAA
- a CDS encoding GTP-binding protein — translation MIPIVIISGFLGSGKTTFLQHILKEHKSTDKILIIENDFGETSLDAANLAKTGATIREVTSGCICCSLQGNFQQALLDILQNYDVDTIYIEPSGVSKLSEIIHTCEDEEIAKSAYVHASVTTVDAMQAPMFIKNFGLFFKDQITNSDAIFLSHTEDIQQTSITKRMIHELAPNTPIHEEAWNTIALRDYIKRLYHCHDDNSLHDEHLFMSHTFKDLRTLTLVQWKTILEGMPDTVLRAKGIVPTVEGPHELQYGTHYCSLSPSESTDYSLVVIGTDFNVPMVHNEVCQS, via the coding sequence ATGATCCCTATTGTTATCATATCCGGATTTCTAGGGTCTGGAAAAACAACATTTTTACAACACATACTAAAAGAACATAAATCTACAGATAAAATTTTAATTATAGAAAATGATTTTGGTGAAACCAGCCTCGATGCAGCCAATCTTGCAAAAACAGGGGCTACCATTCGTGAAGTTACATCCGGCTGTATTTGCTGTAGCTTGCAAGGAAATTTCCAACAAGCACTGCTCGACATTCTGCAAAATTACGATGTAGATACCATCTATATTGAACCATCAGGGGTCAGCAAATTAAGCGAAATCATCCATACATGTGAGGATGAAGAGATTGCAAAATCCGCCTATGTTCATGCATCGGTAACCACCGTAGATGCCATGCAAGCACCTATGTTTATCAAAAACTTTGGTCTCTTCTTTAAGGATCAAATCACAAATAGTGATGCCATCTTCTTAAGTCATACCGAAGATATCCAACAAACAAGCATTACAAAACGTATGATTCACGAGTTAGCACCAAATACTCCAATTCATGAAGAAGCATGGAACACCATTGCGTTACGAGACTATATCAAACGCCTCTACCATTGTCATGACGACAATTCCTTACATGATGAGCATCTATTTATGAGCCATACATTCAAAGACTTGCGTACACTCACCTTAGTACAGTGGAAAACTATCTTAGAAGGTATGCCAGATACCGTACTCCGTGCTAAAGGGATTGTACCGACCGTCGAAGGACCTCATGAGTTGCAATACGGTACTCATTACTGTTCCCTATCCCCTAGTGAGTCCACGGACTATAGCTTAGTTGTTATTGGTACAGATTTTAATGTACCAATGGTACATAACGAAGTGTGTCAATCATGA
- a CDS encoding permease — protein MIPVYIVTGFIGSGKSTFINEQLQHRKKLGGTACISAEEGAVPLIKEGLQLNPDVLSAITPNQPDTYSSLADEIVSYIDKGKPKEIWIEWNGMISFHQLEALLYNDKLGHLLQIEKVLYLCTDQFVASILPGLGNDVTSQLYSADCIITETDTHHALLRTYNSDAKIVTAPTPEKVAELCRNSTWGLIPNLLVIGITAYILLVTAFRHDIPYSIHQCFAIITGLIIEAIPFLLLGTIGSTVIRYFVPQRILLKLLGDHSWKSYGAAMVSGLALPVCDCAIIPLFKALTDRGVPLSVALLFMLASPIINPITILSTWYAFPDNPMISVWRIVLGLGVALLVALSFRFIPPSTSMMKAKTAQNLSYEEIVLEASKSKHINKRRLLIHMEKEFSQLLFYFSIAACVLSVVQVYGKPWLINAGITLPDVWAIPILLILAFFFSVCSTSDAIIGKSLSTLFPMSSVMGFLILGPMLDIKNVYILKQYMPTSFILRLGLTIVVISYLAALGFQFFLS, from the coding sequence ATGATACCTGTTTATATCGTTACCGGATTCATCGGTTCTGGTAAAAGTACTTTCATAAATGAACAACTACAACATCGTAAAAAGCTTGGTGGCACGGCATGTATCAGCGCCGAAGAAGGTGCTGTACCGCTCATCAAAGAAGGATTACAACTCAATCCTGATGTTCTTAGTGCAATTACGCCAAATCAACCTGATACATATAGTTCTTTAGCTGATGAAATCGTAAGCTATATCGACAAGGGAAAACCTAAAGAAATATGGATTGAATGGAACGGTATGATCAGCTTTCACCAACTAGAAGCCTTATTATATAATGATAAGCTAGGCCATTTATTACAAATCGAAAAGGTATTATATCTTTGTACAGACCAATTCGTCGCATCCATTTTGCCTGGTTTAGGTAATGATGTAACAAGCCAATTATATAGTGCCGATTGTATCATCACAGAAACCGATACACATCACGCCTTATTACGGACCTATAACAGTGACGCCAAGATTGTAACAGCCCCAACACCAGAAAAGGTAGCAGAATTATGCCGTAATTCTACGTGGGGACTCATACCGAATCTATTAGTTATCGGCATTACCGCCTACATACTATTAGTCACTGCCTTCCGTCATGACATTCCTTACTCCATTCACCAATGCTTTGCCATCATTACAGGGCTCATTATCGAGGCTATCCCGTTCCTATTATTAGGAACCATTGGTTCAACAGTTATTCGCTATTTCGTACCTCAACGAATACTGCTAAAACTATTAGGAGACCATTCTTGGAAGAGCTATGGTGCCGCTATGGTTAGCGGCTTAGCTTTACCAGTTTGCGACTGTGCTATTATTCCATTATTTAAAGCACTCACAGATAGAGGCGTACCATTATCTGTGGCCCTCCTATTTATGCTCGCCAGCCCAATCATCAATCCTATTACGATTCTATCCACTTGGTATGCCTTCCCGGATAATCCAATGATTTCTGTATGGCGTATCGTACTTGGCCTGGGCGTAGCTTTATTGGTAGCCTTATCATTCCGTTTTATACCACCATCTACGTCTATGATGAAAGCTAAAACGGCACAGAACCTAAGCTATGAAGAAATCGTATTAGAAGCGTCGAAAAGTAAGCATATCAATAAAAGAAGATTACTAATTCATATGGAAAAAGAGTTCTCCCAACTCTTATTCTATTTCTCTATTGCAGCTTGTGTACTATCCGTAGTTCAAGTGTATGGGAAGCCTTGGCTCATCAATGCCGGTATCACATTACCTGACGTGTGGGCTATCCCAATTCTGCTAATATTGGCATTCTTCTTCTCTGTTTGCTCTACATCAGATGCTATTATAGGCAAATCCTTGAGCACCCTGTTCCCTATGAGCTCAGTCATGGGTTTCCTCATCTTAGGACCTATGCTGGATATTAAAAATGTATATATTTTAAAACAATATATGCCTACATCATTCATTCTTCGTCTAGGCTTAACAATTGTAGTTATATCCTATTTAGCAGCATTAGGTTTTCAATTCTTTTTAAGCTAA
- a CDS encoding TIGR03943 family protein gives MKFGLKDRFSIVKGLLYLILGICCVYLIVTGRYLNYIAPRYELLLGISSVALILGGLATVIWAPSRYYKHNWRSIVPIIIPVVLLIVPPVLVPTTGVQGAARINDDTNNFDFTNDAIGEVITVNSESKEPGISKDKKEIVLNSDNFYQTIVKVGSNVDQYKDYTVYMTGYVNRDDNTLKSNEFTISRMAMSCCIADVAPIGMTAHKADGDSLANEQWVSIEGKVSTRDFHGRQQPYVEITKIKSAEPILGYVYP, from the coding sequence ATGAAATTTGGACTGAAAGATCGCTTTTCCATTGTGAAAGGTTTACTCTACCTTATCTTAGGTATCTGCTGTGTATACCTAATCGTAACCGGTCGTTATTTGAATTATATTGCACCACGATATGAACTGCTATTAGGTATTAGTAGTGTAGCTCTCATACTAGGTGGATTAGCTACGGTTATTTGGGCTCCATCGCGCTATTATAAACACAACTGGCGCTCTATCGTACCTATCATTATTCCCGTAGTCTTGCTCATCGTGCCGCCTGTCCTAGTGCCTACAACTGGTGTTCAAGGTGCAGCACGCATCAATGACGATACAAACAACTTTGATTTTACAAATGATGCCATCGGCGAGGTGATTACTGTTAATAGTGAAAGTAAAGAGCCAGGCATTTCTAAAGACAAAAAAGAAATTGTATTAAACTCAGACAATTTTTATCAAACTATCGTAAAGGTTGGATCTAATGTAGACCAATACAAAGACTACACAGTATATATGACAGGCTATGTAAACCGCGATGATAACACGCTAAAATCTAATGAGTTTACTATTTCTCGTATGGCTATGTCCTGCTGTATTGCTGACGTGGCACCGATTGGCATGACCGCCCATAAAGCCGATGGCGATAGCTTAGCCAATGAACAATGGGTATCTATCGAAGGCAAAGTATCTACACGAGATTTCCACGGTCGTCAACAACCATACGTAGAAATTACAAAAATAAAATCAGCTGAGCCAATTCTAGGGTATGTATATCCTTAA